One part of the Drosophila teissieri strain GT53w chromosome 3R, Prin_Dtei_1.1, whole genome shotgun sequence genome encodes these proteins:
- the LOC122620333 gene encoding phospholipid-transporting ATPase ID isoform X3 — translation MGTKTQPQLAKENERRIRANDKEFNAQFKYHNNYIKTSKYSLFTFLPFNLLEQFQRLANFYFLCLLVLQLIPAISSLTPVTTAIPLIGVLTLTAVKDAYDDIQRHISDSQVNNRKSKTLRNGKLVEAKWSEVQVGDVIRLDNNQFVAADTLLLSTSEPNGLCFIETAELDGETNLKAKQCLTETIELGDRHDLLWNFNGEIICERPNNLLNKFDGTLIWRGQRFALDNEKILLRGCVLRNTQWCYGVVVFAGVDTKLMQNSGKTQFKSTGVDRLLNFIIIGIVLFLVSICALFAIGCAIWEGLIGQHFQLYLPWEHIIPKDYIPTGATVIGLLVFFSYAIVLNTVVPISLYVSVEVIRFVQSFLINWDDEMYYPTTNTYAKARTTTLNEELGQIQYIFSDKTGTLTQNIMTFNKCSINGRSYGDVIDLRTGELVEITEALQSVDFSANPHHESDFRWYDRSLLDAVRSDEEHSHVFFRLLALCHTVMAETVDGRLEYQAQSPDEAALVSAARNFGFVFRTRTPNSITIEVMGQTEEYELLNILDFNNVRKRMSVILRRGDSMVLYCKGADNVIYDRLHGGQEDLKARTQDHLNKFAGEGLRTLALAERRLTEQYYNDWRSRQQEAALSMDSREQKLNAIYEEIESEMQLVGVTAIEDKLQDGVPKSIANLQNAGIKIWVLTGDKQETAINIGYSCQLLTDELADVFIVDGNSVEEVEKQLRQFKESIKIYNRFRPGGFDAFDRLNSDSNMDPLSVTMTQTSAFMQETNLPPTPPPPPAISVVTFRWDEKNKDNKGGPDSAECNDLFGDEKGSEDGGTASIVVDENTGFALVVNGHSLVHCLSPELENKFLDIASQCKAVICCRVTPLQKALVVELIKRAKNAVTLAIGDGANDVSMIKAAHIGVGISGQEGLQAVLSSDYSIAQFRYLERLLLVHGRWSYYRMCKFLRYFFYKNFAFTLCHCWYSLFCGFSAQTVFDPMFISVYNLFYTSLPVLALGVFEQDVSDKNSLEFPRLYTPGLKSELFNIREFIYSVLHGAFTSLVLFLIPYGVYKDGVSANGFIVSDHMTLGAVVATILIVDNTAQISLYTSYWTVVNHVTIWGSLVWYFVLDYFYNYVIGGPYVGSLTQAMKDLTFWVTMLITVMALVAPVLAYKFYLLDVHPSLSDKIRQKSLKKIHSRASSDVRRTASSRRGRRSVRSGYAFAHQEGFGRLITSGKIMHKLPQDFAFPLGLGTKKTQVLHNNLNSADGPNSKTNNVTGQHMVNNNTNMRQNQNQNHSSMADITADGRGHGGDDGRGSGGSDDMSPRAPCQDLDTINL, via the exons ATGGGCACAAAAACCCAACCACAATTGGCCAAAG AAAACGAACGTAGAATTCGAGCCAACGACAAAGAGTTCAATGCCCAGTTCAAATATCAC AACAACTACATCAAGACCTCCAAGTATTCGCTGTTCACGTTTCTGCCTTTCAATCTACTGGAGCAATTCCAGCGGTTGGCCAACTTCTATTTCCTTTGTTTGTTGGTCCTCCAGCTGATACCCGCGATATCCTCACTCACTCCGGTGACCACAGCAATTCCTCTGATAGGAGTACTTACTCTGACGGCTGTTAAGGATGCCTATGATGATATT CAACGGCATATTTCTGACTCGCAGGTGAACAATCGCAAGTCGAAAACGCTGCGCAATGGCAAGTTGGTGGAGGCCAAGTGGTCGGAGGTACAGGTAGGCGATGTCATTCGGCTGGACAACAATCAGTTCGTGGCTGCCGACACCCTGTTGCTGTCCACATCCGAGCCAAATGGTCTGTGTTTCATCGAGACAGCCGAACTGGATGGGGAGACGAATCTCAAGGCAAAGCAATGCCTTACGGAAACCATCGAGCTGGGTGATCGCCATGATCTGCTCTGGAACTTCAACGGCGAGATCATTTGCGAGCGGCCCAACAACCTGCTGAACAAATTCGATGGTACCTTGATCTGGCGGGGTCAGAGGTTCGCCCTGGACAACGAGAAGATCCTGCTGAGAGGCTGTGTCCTCCGGAACACGCAGTGGTGCTATGGCGTGGTGGTCTTCGCCGGAGTGGACACCAAGTTGATGCAGAATTCCGGAAAGACGCAGTTCAAGAGCACTGGTGTGGATCGCCTGCtcaactttattattattggg ATCGTCCTCTTTCTGGTGTCGATTTGTGCCCTTTTCGCGATAGGCTGTGCCATCTGGGAGGGCCTGATTGGCCAGCACTTCCAGTTGTATCTGCCTTGGGAGCACATCATACCCAAAGATTACATACCCACGGGAGCAACAGTCATTGGATTGCTGGTCTTCTTCTCGTATGCCATAGTCTTAAACACAGTTGTGCCAATCTCACTCTACGTTTCAGTAGAG GTTATACGCTTCGTACAGTCGTTTCTCATCAACTGGGATGATGAGATGTACTACCCGACCACCAATACCTATGCCAAAGCCCGCACCACCACGCTCAACGAGGAGCTGGGTCAGATCCAGTACATATTCTCGGACAAGACGGGCACCCTCACCCAGAACATCATGACGTTCAACAAGTGCAGCATCAACGGACGCAGTTATGGCGATGTGATTGACCTGCGCACCGGCGAGCTGGTCGAGATTACGGAG GCCCTTCAAAGTGTTGACTTTTCGGCCAATCCGCATCACGAGAGTGACTTCCGATGGTACGATCGATCGTTGCTGGATGCCGTCCGGTCGGATGAGGAGCACTCCCACGTGTTTTTCCGTCTCCTGGCCCTCTGCCACACGGTCATGGCCGAAACGGTGGACGGTAGGTTGGAGTACCAGGCCCAAAGTCCCGATGAGGCTGCCCTCGTTTCGGCCGCTCGCAATTTTGGCTTTGTCTTTCGCACACGAACACCGAATAGTATTACCATCGAGGTGATGGGACAAACGGAG GAATACGAGCTCTTAAATATCCTCGACTTCAACAACGTCCGCAAGCGGATGTCTGTGATTCTCCGGCGCGGTGACTCCATGGTGCTCTACTGCAAAGGAGCGGACAATGTGATATATGATCGTCTGCATGGCGGACAGGAGGACCTAAAAGCGCGCACGCAGGACCACCTTAAT AAATTTGCCGGCGAGGGCCTACGTACACTAGCTCTGGCTGAACGGCGTTTAACGGAGCAGTACTACAACGACTGGAGGAGTCGGCAGCAGGAGGCAGCCCTCTCGATGGACTCGAGGGAGCAGAAGCTGAACGCCATTTACGAGGAGATCGAGAGCGAGATGCAGCTGGTTGGGGTGACGGCAATTGAGGACAAGCTGCAGGACGGCGTGCCCAAGTCAATTGCTAATTTGCAGAATGCAGGCATAAAGATATGGGTCCTAACCGGCGACAAGCAGG AAACTGCCATCAACATCGGCTACTCCTGCCAGCTGCTTACGGATGAACTTGCGGATGTCTTCATCGTAGACGGCAATTCGGTGGAGGAAGTGGAAAAGCAGCTGAGGCAGTTCAAGGAATCTATAAAGATATACAATCGGTTTCGACCAGGAG GATTTGATGCATTTGACCGCTTGAACAGCGACAGCAATATGGATCCGCTGAGCGTGACCATGACACAAACTTCGGCCTTCATGCAGGAGACGAACCTTCCGCCCACGCCGCCTCCACCGCCTGCCATTTCGGTGGTTACCTTTAGGTGGGATGAGAAAAATAAGGATAATAAGGGCGGACCGGACAG TGCTGAGTGCAATGACTTGTTCGGCGATGAAAAGGGGAGCGAGGATGGAGGTACTGCCTCCATTGTGGTGGATGAAAATACAGGATTTGCTTTGGTGGTCAATGGTCATTCCCTGGTGCACTGCCTTTCGCCGGAATTGGAGAACAA ATTCCTGGACATCGCCTCGCAGTGCAAGGCGGTCATCTGTTGCCGGGTAACGCCACTTCAGAAGGCGCTGGTCGTCGAGCTAATAAAGCGTGCCAAAAACGCCGTCACTCTGGCCATAGGCGATGGCGCCAACGATGTGTCCATGATAAAAG CTGCCCACATAGGCGTTGGAATCTCCGGACAGGAGGGTCTTCAGGCTGTCCTCTCCAGTGACTACTCCATAGCCCAGTTTCGATACCTTGAGCGATTGCTGCTGGTACATGGTCGATGGTCCTACTACCGCATGTGCAAGTTCCTAAgatactttttctacaagAACTTTGCATTTACTCTGTGCCACTGCTGGTACTCGCTCTTCTGCGGCTTCAGCGCTCAG ACGGTTTTCGACCCGATGTTCATATCGGTGTATAATCTATTTTACACGTCGCTACCCGTTTTGGCGTTGGGCGTCTTCGAACAGGATGTCTCGGACAAGAACAGTCTAGAGTTTCCGCGCCTCTACACTCCCGGTCTAAAGAGCGAGTTGTTCAACATTCGAGAGTTCATCTATAGTGTGTTGCACGGCGCCTTCACGTCGCTGGTCCTGTTCCTGATTCCGTATGGCGTCTACAAGGATGGTGTCTCGGCGAACGGATTTATTGTGAGCGATCACATGACTCTCGGCGCCGTTGTGGCTACCATACTCATAGTGGATAATACAGCTCAG ATATCTTTGTACACCTCTTACTGGACCGTTGTCAATCATGTGACCATTTGGGGCAGTTTGGTTTGGTACTTTGTGCTGGACTACTTCTACAACTATGTGATTGGTGGCCCTTATGTGGGCTCCTTGACGCAAGCCATGAAGGACCTGACCTTTTGGGTCACCATGTTGATTACAGTGATGGCTTTGGTGGCTCCAGTCTTGGCCTACAAGTTCTACTTGCTCGATGTACATCCGAGCCTGTCGGATAag ATCCGACAAAAGTCCCTGAAGAAGATCCACTCCAGAGCTTCAAGTGATGTCAGACGAACGGCGTCATCACGTCGTGGTCGTCGCTCCGTACGATCGGGTTATGCCTTTGCCCATCAG GAGGGCTTTGGTCGCCTGATAACCTCTGGAAAGATTATGCACAAGCTGCCGCAGGACTTTGCGTTTCCTCTGGGCCTGGGCACCAAGAAGACACAGGTGCTACACAACAACCTGAACTCGGCCGATGGACCGAACTCTAAGACCAACAATGTGACTGGTCAGCATATGgtcaacaacaacacaaataTGCGACAGAATCAGAACCAAAACCACTCGTCCATGGCGGATATAACGGCTGATGGGCGGGGCCATGGGGGAGATGATGGCAGAGGTAGTGGAGGCTCGGATGATATGAGTCCTCGTGCTCCTTGTCAGGACCTGGATACGATTAATCTCTAA
- the LOC122620333 gene encoding probable phospholipid-transporting ATPase IM isoform X2 yields the protein MIGGRRCSEAARRLRRRPDTLELSVLDGQPMETELQEDNERTPTTGAGNGNESGTEAVEASCSASSKRTRWFQFARSSKNRRKRLHCDDDEECVQQDRRNSDLEGSRRACLAQPEGMNIGSSTQTIATPLMVGDSFYSLAPGGGNPSANKSDDQELYKQRDPSVASESKSVPSMRRLSQIRRRRSSYYFSENERRIRANDKEFNAQFKYHNNYIKTSKYSLFTFLPFNLLEQFQRLANFYFLCLLVLQLIPAISSLTPVTTAIPLIGVLTLTAVKDAYDDIQRHISDSQVNNRKSKTLRNGKLVEAKWSEVQVGDVIRLDNNQFVAADTLLLSTSEPNGLCFIETAELDGETNLKAKQCLTETIELGDRHDLLWNFNGEIICERPNNLLNKFDGTLIWRGQRFALDNEKILLRGCVLRNTQWCYGVVVFAGVDTKLMQNSGKTQFKSTGVDRLLNFIIIGIVLFLVSICALFAIGCAIWEGLIGQHFQLYLPWEHIIPKDYIPTGATVIGLLVFFSYAIVLNTVVPISLYVSVEVIRFVQSFLINWDDEMYYPTTNTYAKARTTTLNEELGQIQYIFSDKTGTLTQNIMTFNKCSINGRSYGDVIDLRTGELVEITEALQSVDFSANPHHESDFRWYDRSLLDAVRSDEEHSHVFFRLLALCHTVMAETVDGRLEYQAQSPDEAALVSAARNFGFVFRTRTPNSITIEVMGQTEEYELLNILDFNNVRKRMSVILRRGDSMVLYCKGADNVIYDRLHGGQEDLKARTQDHLNKFAGEGLRTLALAERRLTEQYYNDWRSRQQEAALSMDSREQKLNAIYEEIESEMQLVGVTAIEDKLQDGVPKSIANLQNAGIKIWVLTGDKQETAINIGYSCQLLTDELADVFIVDGNSVEEVEKQLRQFKESIKIYNRFRPGGFDAFDRLNSDSNMDPLSVTMTQTSAFMQETNLPPTPPPPPAISVVTFSAECNDLFGDEKGSEDGGTASIVVDENTGFALVVNGHSLVHCLSPELENKFLDIASQCKAVICCRVTPLQKALVVELIKRAKNAVTLAIGDGANDVSMIKAAHIGVGISGQEGLQAVLSSDYSIAQFRYLERLLLVHGRWSYYRMCKFLRYFFYKNFAFTLCHCWYSLFCGFSAQTVFDPMFISVYNLFYTSLPVLALGVFEQDVSDKNSLEFPRLYTPGLKSELFNIREFIYSVLHGAFTSLVLFLIPYGVYKDGVSANGFIVSDHMTLGAVVATILIVDNTAQISLYTSYWTVVNHVTIWGSLVWYFVLDYFYNYVIGGPYVGSLTQAMKDLTFWVTMLITVMALVAPVLAYKFYLLDVHPSLSDKIRQKSLKKIHSRASSDVRRTASSRRGRRSVRSGYAFAHQEGFGRLITSGKIMHKLPQDFAFPLGLGTKKTQVLHNNLNSADGPNSKTNNVTGQHMVNNNTNMRQNQNQNHSSMADITADGRGHGGDDGRGSGGSDDMSPRAPCQDLDTINL from the exons ATGATCGGGGGCAGGAGATGCAGCGAAGCCGCCCGGCGGCTGAGAAGGCGTCCTGACACGCTGGAACTGTCCGTTCTGGATGGCCAACCTATGGAAACGGAACTCCAGGAGGACAATGAGCGGACCCCAACAACGGGAgccggaaatggaaatgaatcCGGCACAGAAGCTGTCGAAGCATCGTGCTCTGCGTCCAGCAAAAGAACACGCTGGTTTCAATTCGCCAGGAGCTCCAAAAATCGAAGGAAACGATTGCACTGTGATGACGATGAGGAATGCGTGCAGCAGGACAGAAGGAATTCCGATTTGGAGGGCAGTCGGAGGGCCTGCCTCGCCCAACCTGAAGGCATGAATATCGGCAGCTCTACTCAAACCATCGCCACACCCCTGATGGTGGGTGATAGCTTCTACAGCCTTGCGCCGGGAGGAGGCAATCCATCAGCCAACAAATCCGATGACCAGGAGCTGTACAAGCAGAGAGATCCTTCGGTGGCCTCGGAGTCAAAGTCGGTGCCCAGTATGAGACGTCTTTCCCAGATTAGAAGGCGCCGCAGCTCGTACTACTTTTCGG AAAACGAACGTAGAATTCGAGCCAACGACAAAGAGTTCAATGCCCAGTTCAAATATCAC AACAACTACATCAAGACCTCCAAGTATTCGCTGTTCACGTTTCTGCCTTTCAATCTACTGGAGCAATTCCAGCGGTTGGCCAACTTCTATTTCCTTTGTTTGTTGGTCCTCCAGCTGATACCCGCGATATCCTCACTCACTCCGGTGACCACAGCAATTCCTCTGATAGGAGTACTTACTCTGACGGCTGTTAAGGATGCCTATGATGATATT CAACGGCATATTTCTGACTCGCAGGTGAACAATCGCAAGTCGAAAACGCTGCGCAATGGCAAGTTGGTGGAGGCCAAGTGGTCGGAGGTACAGGTAGGCGATGTCATTCGGCTGGACAACAATCAGTTCGTGGCTGCCGACACCCTGTTGCTGTCCACATCCGAGCCAAATGGTCTGTGTTTCATCGAGACAGCCGAACTGGATGGGGAGACGAATCTCAAGGCAAAGCAATGCCTTACGGAAACCATCGAGCTGGGTGATCGCCATGATCTGCTCTGGAACTTCAACGGCGAGATCATTTGCGAGCGGCCCAACAACCTGCTGAACAAATTCGATGGTACCTTGATCTGGCGGGGTCAGAGGTTCGCCCTGGACAACGAGAAGATCCTGCTGAGAGGCTGTGTCCTCCGGAACACGCAGTGGTGCTATGGCGTGGTGGTCTTCGCCGGAGTGGACACCAAGTTGATGCAGAATTCCGGAAAGACGCAGTTCAAGAGCACTGGTGTGGATCGCCTGCtcaactttattattattggg ATCGTCCTCTTTCTGGTGTCGATTTGTGCCCTTTTCGCGATAGGCTGTGCCATCTGGGAGGGCCTGATTGGCCAGCACTTCCAGTTGTATCTGCCTTGGGAGCACATCATACCCAAAGATTACATACCCACGGGAGCAACAGTCATTGGATTGCTGGTCTTCTTCTCGTATGCCATAGTCTTAAACACAGTTGTGCCAATCTCACTCTACGTTTCAGTAGAG GTTATACGCTTCGTACAGTCGTTTCTCATCAACTGGGATGATGAGATGTACTACCCGACCACCAATACCTATGCCAAAGCCCGCACCACCACGCTCAACGAGGAGCTGGGTCAGATCCAGTACATATTCTCGGACAAGACGGGCACCCTCACCCAGAACATCATGACGTTCAACAAGTGCAGCATCAACGGACGCAGTTATGGCGATGTGATTGACCTGCGCACCGGCGAGCTGGTCGAGATTACGGAG GCCCTTCAAAGTGTTGACTTTTCGGCCAATCCGCATCACGAGAGTGACTTCCGATGGTACGATCGATCGTTGCTGGATGCCGTCCGGTCGGATGAGGAGCACTCCCACGTGTTTTTCCGTCTCCTGGCCCTCTGCCACACGGTCATGGCCGAAACGGTGGACGGTAGGTTGGAGTACCAGGCCCAAAGTCCCGATGAGGCTGCCCTCGTTTCGGCCGCTCGCAATTTTGGCTTTGTCTTTCGCACACGAACACCGAATAGTATTACCATCGAGGTGATGGGACAAACGGAG GAATACGAGCTCTTAAATATCCTCGACTTCAACAACGTCCGCAAGCGGATGTCTGTGATTCTCCGGCGCGGTGACTCCATGGTGCTCTACTGCAAAGGAGCGGACAATGTGATATATGATCGTCTGCATGGCGGACAGGAGGACCTAAAAGCGCGCACGCAGGACCACCTTAAT AAATTTGCCGGCGAGGGCCTACGTACACTAGCTCTGGCTGAACGGCGTTTAACGGAGCAGTACTACAACGACTGGAGGAGTCGGCAGCAGGAGGCAGCCCTCTCGATGGACTCGAGGGAGCAGAAGCTGAACGCCATTTACGAGGAGATCGAGAGCGAGATGCAGCTGGTTGGGGTGACGGCAATTGAGGACAAGCTGCAGGACGGCGTGCCCAAGTCAATTGCTAATTTGCAGAATGCAGGCATAAAGATATGGGTCCTAACCGGCGACAAGCAGG AAACTGCCATCAACATCGGCTACTCCTGCCAGCTGCTTACGGATGAACTTGCGGATGTCTTCATCGTAGACGGCAATTCGGTGGAGGAAGTGGAAAAGCAGCTGAGGCAGTTCAAGGAATCTATAAAGATATACAATCGGTTTCGACCAGGAG GATTTGATGCATTTGACCGCTTGAACAGCGACAGCAATATGGATCCGCTGAGCGTGACCATGACACAAACTTCGGCCTTCATGCAGGAGACGAACCTTCCGCCCACGCCGCCTCCACCGCCTGCCATTTCGGTGGTTACCTTTAG TGCTGAGTGCAATGACTTGTTCGGCGATGAAAAGGGGAGCGAGGATGGAGGTACTGCCTCCATTGTGGTGGATGAAAATACAGGATTTGCTTTGGTGGTCAATGGTCATTCCCTGGTGCACTGCCTTTCGCCGGAATTGGAGAACAA ATTCCTGGACATCGCCTCGCAGTGCAAGGCGGTCATCTGTTGCCGGGTAACGCCACTTCAGAAGGCGCTGGTCGTCGAGCTAATAAAGCGTGCCAAAAACGCCGTCACTCTGGCCATAGGCGATGGCGCCAACGATGTGTCCATGATAAAAG CTGCCCACATAGGCGTTGGAATCTCCGGACAGGAGGGTCTTCAGGCTGTCCTCTCCAGTGACTACTCCATAGCCCAGTTTCGATACCTTGAGCGATTGCTGCTGGTACATGGTCGATGGTCCTACTACCGCATGTGCAAGTTCCTAAgatactttttctacaagAACTTTGCATTTACTCTGTGCCACTGCTGGTACTCGCTCTTCTGCGGCTTCAGCGCTCAG ACGGTTTTCGACCCGATGTTCATATCGGTGTATAATCTATTTTACACGTCGCTACCCGTTTTGGCGTTGGGCGTCTTCGAACAGGATGTCTCGGACAAGAACAGTCTAGAGTTTCCGCGCCTCTACACTCCCGGTCTAAAGAGCGAGTTGTTCAACATTCGAGAGTTCATCTATAGTGTGTTGCACGGCGCCTTCACGTCGCTGGTCCTGTTCCTGATTCCGTATGGCGTCTACAAGGATGGTGTCTCGGCGAACGGATTTATTGTGAGCGATCACATGACTCTCGGCGCCGTTGTGGCTACCATACTCATAGTGGATAATACAGCTCAG ATATCTTTGTACACCTCTTACTGGACCGTTGTCAATCATGTGACCATTTGGGGCAGTTTGGTTTGGTACTTTGTGCTGGACTACTTCTACAACTATGTGATTGGTGGCCCTTATGTGGGCTCCTTGACGCAAGCCATGAAGGACCTGACCTTTTGGGTCACCATGTTGATTACAGTGATGGCTTTGGTGGCTCCAGTCTTGGCCTACAAGTTCTACTTGCTCGATGTACATCCGAGCCTGTCGGATAag ATCCGACAAAAGTCCCTGAAGAAGATCCACTCCAGAGCTTCAAGTGATGTCAGACGAACGGCGTCATCACGTCGTGGTCGTCGCTCCGTACGATCGGGTTATGCCTTTGCCCATCAG GAGGGCTTTGGTCGCCTGATAACCTCTGGAAAGATTATGCACAAGCTGCCGCAGGACTTTGCGTTTCCTCTGGGCCTGGGCACCAAGAAGACACAGGTGCTACACAACAACCTGAACTCGGCCGATGGACCGAACTCTAAGACCAACAATGTGACTGGTCAGCATATGgtcaacaacaacacaaataTGCGACAGAATCAGAACCAAAACCACTCGTCCATGGCGGATATAACGGCTGATGGGCGGGGCCATGGGGGAGATGATGGCAGAGGTAGTGGAGGCTCGGATGATATGAGTCCTCGTGCTCCTTGTCAGGACCTGGATACGATTAATCTCTAA